One genomic window of Meleagris gallopavo isolate NT-WF06-2002-E0010 breed Aviagen turkey brand Nicholas breeding stock chromosome 22, Turkey_5.1, whole genome shotgun sequence includes the following:
- the GSS gene encoding glutathione synthetase — MAGPWDVVLRDEAALRQAAVVAMDAALLEGVLMRTDAEPNASEVVSCAPFTLLPSAVPRALFEQAYAVQRDFNLLVDAISRDKEFLERTLASTIKVDEFTARLFRIHQQVLEEGLAQSVFLGINRSDYMFDCGAASPPALKQIEINTIAASFGGLASRTAAVHGRVLRVLGKPEEAARLLPNDPAQGLAMGIAKAWELYGSPSAAVMFLVEEAQRNIFDQRCVENKLWDRNIRVIRRRFRDVYEQGSLDDSRRLYVGGQEVAVVYYREGYVPSNYDQQNWEARLLLERSRAVKCPDIATQLAGTKKVQQELSRPGMLEKLLPGHAEAVRRIRATFAGLYSLDVGEEGDRIAATAIANPERFVLKPQREGGGNNLYGEELKQVLERIKDSPERTSYILMDKIEPQPAVNYLLRARSPLKASKCISELGIFGVYVRQGTELVLNEAAGHLLRTKAVEHADGGVVAGVAVLDTPYLV, encoded by the exons ATGGCGGGGCCGTGGGACGTGGTGCTGCGGGATGAGGCTGCCCtgaggcaggcagcagtggtGGCGATGGATGCGGCGCTGCTGGAGGGCGTGCTGATGCGCACCGATGCTGAGCCCAACGCCTCCGAG GTGGTGAGCTGTGCACCCTTCACGCTGCTGCCCTCGGCCGTGCCCCGTGCCCTGTTTGAGCAGGCCTATGCTGTACAGCGGGACTTCAACCTGCTGGTGGATGCCATCAGCCGGGACAAGGAGTTCCTGGAGCGCACCCTGGCCAG CACCATCAAAGTGGATGAGTTCACGGCACGGCTCTTCAGGATCCACCAGCAGGTTCTGGAGGAAGGGCTGGCACAG TCTGTGTTTTTAGGCATCAACCGCTCTGACTACATGTTTGACTGCGGGGCAGCCAGCCCACCGGCGCTGAAGCAGATTGAGATCAACACCATCGCTGCCAGCTTCGGTGGCCTCGCCTCCCGCACCGCTGCCGTGCATGG GCGGGTGCTCAGAGTGCTGGGGAAGCCTGAGGAGGCGGCGAGGTTGCTGCCCAATGACCCTGCCCAGGGGCTGGCCATGGGCATCGCCAAGGCCTGGGAGCTGTACGGCTCGCCGAG TGCTGCGGTGATGTTCCTGGTGGAGGAGGCCCAAAGGAATATTTTTGATCAGCGATGTGTGGAAAACAAGCTTTGGGACAG gaaCATTCGGGTCATCAGGAGGCGGTTCCGGGACGTGTATGAGCAGGGCTCCCTGGATGACTCCCGGAGGCTCTACGT GGGCGGCCAGGAGGTAGCAGTGGTGTACTACAGAGAGGGCTACGTGCCGAGCAACTACGATCAGCAG AACTGGGAGGCacggctgctgctggagaggtCGCGGGCAGTGAAGTGCCCTGACATTGCCACGCAGCTGGCTGGCACCAAGAAGGTGCAGCAAGAGCTGAGCCGCCCGGGGATGCTGGAGAAGCTGCTGCCTGGCCACGCTGAGGCTGTCAGACGCATCAGAGCAACATTTGCTGGGCTGTACTCGCTGGATGTG GGTGAAGAGGGTGACCGGATTGCTGCCACAGCTATCGCCAACCCTGAGCGGTTTGTGCTGAAACCACAGCGAGAAGGAGGAG GGAACAACCTGTATGGTGAGGAGCTCAAGCAGGTCCTGGAGAGGATCAAAGACAGCCCTGAGAGAACCTCCTACATCCTGATGGACAAGATTGAGCCACAGCCAGCAGTGAATTATTTGTTGAGGGCACGCAGTCCCCTAAAGGCCTCCAAGTGCATCTCAGAGCTTGGTATTTTCGGTGTCTATGTCAG GCAGGGCACAGAGCTGGTGCTGAATGAGGCAGCCGGGCACCTGCTGCGGACGAAGGCAGTGGAGCACGCAGACGGCGGGGTGGTAGCTGGGGTGGCGGTGCTGGACACCCCCTACCTGGTGTGA